The genomic window GGTGTACACGGCTTACTTGTACAGTGTGTAGTGGTATCGGCGGCACTGTGTCAGCAGCAAATGCGCGCAGAGCAGCGCTAGAGGAACTGGCGACACACGGAGGTGTCATTTAAACACAGATGGGCGCATCGGTCCGACAGAACCGGAAGCACACGAGCGCCAGTGTTAAAAATGGGAAACGCGGAACGTCGACGCTAATTGGCCCGGATTGGTGCGCCCTGCACGCGGCTATTGGTTTCTCACCGCCGCCATTACCGTCCGCGACTACGCACAGCCAATCGCGTGACTGCCTCAGTGGAATGACGATGAAAACACGAAATTATTCAGTTGCGAATTCAGCAACCGTTTGTCacgatgataaaataaaagtcgCTCTGGATCTCGAACGAAAAGAGAATTGACCAATCTCATTAATTAATTGGTCAAAGTTATTCAATTACGATCGACTAATTCTTTCTTTGTTCAAAATCTTGGAATTTCTAACATCATTGACACAACACTTGCTGCATGCTTTAACTCTTctaattagttataaaaaaagttgaaaaatatgaaaggaataattcacattatagtaACTGACAAAATTCCTTGTAAAAACTTTTGGAATCACTTATAGTTTTAGAGTAATTTTCATCATTGCGTTACAATTTTCTGATCTGTAAATACTCTATTGTTAACACTTTAAAAGACAAATGGTaacttgaaatttgaatttaaagaaaatactttATACCTGTTGTTTACTTTAACTtagataagttaaaaaaaaatacatttcttttatttaaaatagaagtGAAGTAGTAATACAGTTTAAGATACAGTCATCAATTTTTCATTTagataattatctttttctttatagataatttatataaaacagtaatcattgttaatttataataagaatcACAAAATAACGTCAACGTTAGGTCAATAATCTCTGTTTTTCAGTAAAAACTAAAATAGATAAGAAATAAAAGCTATGAAAATTATCACATGCATGTAAAAAGACATGTTCCACAtgacatttaatttatagacaTACGTTgtgcattataaatataacagttgtcagaaaaaaaagttattaacataTTTCACAATTACTTTTCAAAATGACTGTTCTGCGCCAGACTATACAATAATTCTGTATTtctttagaaattaaattttacgccatagttattttcaatttttgctgATAAATGTCGGCATCAATCAAAATTGGAActcgtaattattattttgcgattttaattagggaattaatttgtaaaattctttgttctgattgATTCCCTGACAAATGTTttaaagcatttgtagcgtttAATTAACCGCTGCCAGAACATCAGCATAACATAAAAtggatggaccaatgagcatttagtataaagtcgccatattgatttacataggATTCTCATTGGTCTAGCAGCCTTATTGCGCTTTCAactgcagtgggttttaaccTAGGTTCAtcgccatttgccggaatcgtccaattaAAACGGACGATCGTCCATTCTAATTGGATTATTCCGGCAAATGGCGACGAACCTGGATTAAAATCCactgcagtcgaaaacgctattagttGCGTGTTTAGCAGAAAAAGTagctttgcaattgtaaaattctttgatatgaTTAATTTTTGGGTAGGTACCGCCATGATATAAAGATACCATGGGTATCTTTATACCGTAACCTTCGTCATCCTACCCCTCGTGCTTCAACCTTGCCAGTATTGTGCCCTTTCctgatattttttatctttttgggCTCTCTGGCGAACATAATTGTCTGCCTGTCTGCTAGGAGCGCTGACGCATGTTTTCTGCGTCCTCAATTCGCGGCGTGCGAGTTTCTCCCCCGATTGCTCCCTTCCCCTGCGGCCCTTGGTTGCGTCGTGTGAAGTTTGGTCTGTCTGGGACAAGCCAGCGAGCGGCGTGAACCCGAGGCGGAGTCGCCGATTCGGGACGCTGATTCGGAGATCATGTAGCTCGCAGCGAGCCCGGGCAGACGCTTTCGTGATTATCTCAGCGTAGGAACCGGCTCGCATTAGCAACGTTCTCGCAAACGAGCCCGTTCGCGTTCCATGACTTCCCTACTCGTTCACACGTGAGTAAAACGCACTTATAGAGTACTTTGGGGTACTCGGAGTACTTCGTctcgcgacgacgcgacgcgactcGCGTTCGCGCGGGACGCGATTGACCGTCTCACCGCGAGattcacgtaaaaaaaaaacctcgACGAGCGCACGTAGAATCGGACGGACGGGACAGCTTGTGCATGTGAAATGCCCGCGTTTGTTTGTTCAACGATAACGTAGGATATGGTAACGTGATTTTAGGTTAACAGAAGATGACAGTATTAGAAACGGAGGAAGACGCAGATAAACGCTCGGTTCCTCCCAGAAAGAAGTTCTGCCTGTCCCTGTCTGGTCGCGGACGTGCAATTCCCATCGTCGTCCCGCAGCCCCCTCTTACATCCACACGAGGGGGCCTTCTGGATAGAACAGATTTTTCATTTAGTATGTACAGATTTCCTTCGTTTATCTGTAACAAATGCCTTATTATGCCACATTGGCGACTGATGTGTAATTTTGattaagcatattttttattgtgtaataattCTGTAAAGGTACAAGCAAAATGTTGAATGGCTATCGAAATCAGCTGAGCAATCACCAGGATGGAAGTTACGACATGCCTGGTACCAATACGGAAGGATTGAAGATAGCTACTTTATGCAATCTAGGAAATACTTGCTTCCTCAATAgtgtattatatactttaagaTTTGCGCCTTCCTTTCTACATAATTTACATCATCTAGCCACTGATTTGTCTAATCTAAATGAGAAGCAACTTCAGACAAAAGTAAGTACTAGGTAAACAgagaagaataaagaaaaagaaatagttttttaaatgtatatatgttatgtatccaagtttcaaatttattgattttactttatttgCAGGCCAAATCTTCCTCATTAGGTAGAACCGGTGTATCACTAACATCGAGTAGTAGTCGTAGCTGGAGCAGTAAAGATCTATTGGCATTAGCAGGTTCTACAACGGAAGCCAGTAAACCACGTATTCAAATAGCCACAGAGAGATTGCATGAGCTTTTTATGGCACTGCGAGCATCGGAAGTGAGAGAGAACAGCGAACCTTATCAACCTGATGCCTTTTTACAAGCTCTTAGGTATGTATACTGTTGTCAAAGTGTTGTAGAGGTGTTTCTTGCTTATATTGTTCTTACATTGATTTTGTTATAGAGAAGTAAATCCAATATTTGAGGGAAATCAACAGCAGGATGCTCATGAACTTCTGGTCTGCTTGCTCGACAACATAAGAGAGACTTTCCAGTTGTTGGTCAGACACAGAGAGAGCCAATTTGGTCAGAGTAATGGCAGCTTCCCCGAACTTCCCGCAAATCACTCGTCGACAGACGCGCAATCAGAGAGTGGCTACAGTTCTGGGAAAAGTAGCATTCGTAAGTccaggaagaagaagaagattaCAAGCAGGAAGAGTTCGGCGTCTCTCGCGCAGTCAAATGCGAACGGCATCGTGGGATCATCGAGATTATATGAAAACGGTCATGCAGAGTTTGCTGAGATTAACGGCGAAATAGGGATGCACAAGCCTGAGAGCAAAAAGTGTTTTATCTCGGAGGACTTTGAGGGTGTCAGCCTATTGCGCACGACATGTCTCGAGTGCGAACATGTAACGGAACGAAAGGAGACGTTCTGCGATATATGCGTACCCATTGATATCGATCGTTCGAATGAGGAAGGTACGCATTTAGTCAATTAATGTTTGCTCGcgaaataaaaacagaaatttgTGAATTATTATCACATCATTTAAGCTCATGCTTTAAGCTTatgtttctaaattttgtgtattAGTAGCTTAAGCGTTTTTTTACATTCtacaaataatttgatattcatAGTAATGAGACTTTTCTTTACAGATGATGATAGCTTTACAGATGAATTGGTGGATAGCAGTGAAGTATACAAACGCGCAGTAGTGACTAGTGAATTGCTTTGGGGTAGGGATAAATACTGGTGTGCACGGTGCCTACGATATAATGAGGCTCGCAGAGCTGTATGTTTTCCTTCTTTACCCAGGCTCCTTATCTTGCAGTTGAAGAGATTTTCCACTGCTGCTGGGTAAGCCTCATGTAATTTGTCAGCGTAATTAgaagcaataaatattatacaaccGATGATATCAGAAAAGCATAATTCAAAGTTTATAAAAgatatcgaaaaatattttatactttgaatttataagtaattatttgtattaaaattacagttgttttactaatttatttttttaaggaattCGTCACATATTTAACTGTGATTTCGAATTCTTATTCATATTATATCGATAAAGAACTTTTTACAATCTCTTGAATCGCGATTAtcttcaaatttacattttcagTTCGATggagaaaattaataatcatatGCCAACGCCGCTTACCTTGCAATGTTTCTGTGAAGAGTGCACTAATGATGAGACCCATGGGACAGCAGCTGGTGGTAGCACGGAGACGCGACACGTGTACAAATTATATTCTGTTATAATGCATCAAGGTGCAACGATGACCGCTGGGCATTACGTCGCTTACACGCGTTTACCCGACGAACCTGCGTACGCGGAGTATTCCCAATGCGATCGCGACAATAAGCGGCAAAACTCGAGTCAGACGGGCGCCACGAGCGCgagctcgtcgtcgtcgtcttcctcctcctctGAAAAACCGACGGGTATACTCAGGTACTTCAGGAAGCCCAGCGCGAACGAAAACAAGGAACAGCCGGTGAATAGAGTTGGCTGTCGTAGCATGGATTGTTGCGGTATCAGGAGAAATAAACAGGGCGCCACTTGGCTGGAGTGCGACGATGAGGCGGTACACGTGATCCCGTTGCGAGAACTCGAAGACAAATTGGCGCCTAATGCGCGAAATTCCGCTACCCCTTATCTCTTGTTCTACGTAAGGTCGACGACATAAGCCGCTATTTTTCGTCTccttccctccccccctccccccatcTACCCGCTTTCTTCCGCGTCGGAagtttaatatcaaaatgtcttCTTTGGAATTCCAAGTGAGACAGCAGCGAGCACACAATGACAAAAACGGGCCTCGTTCTTCCCTTTGCCCTTTTATTTttcctcctcttctctcttttttcatatttcccAACGATCGCGCTGTGATGTATCGCACATTCCAGATATACTCGAGTTTTTCCTTCATGTATACGTACTGCATCAGGCTTTAGAGACATGAGcgtctattattatttattttcgtagagaataaaattgtatatcgCCAATCATATTATATCTGTTAAAGCCTCGTCGATCGGACGGTATACGACGAATCGACCTCTGTACatgtaacaaaaaagaaaaaaaaaacaccgtTGAGCTCGATATAACGAAATACAGAACGAGCGTCGCGACTCTGCGCGTTAGCCTTAGCCTTAGTTGGGACGTGGAACGTTTTATTATTGAGTtatctgtaaaataataaaaaaaaaattatgtattcttGACACACACCTGTCTACTATCATGTGCTTTGTGCCGTATCACGAGATGGAGGCACCTGACCCGATCCCCAGGAAGTCCACACGCGACTTTATACTGATGGACGTCATTGGCGACGTAGCTTGAATATTTTAGAACGTCGTTTATTACAAACGTCCATCGTGTTCCATGAGTACTTTCCAATATTAATCGATCACACGCTGGAAAGTGGCACGATTCAATTTCCAGCTGTTAACGTAAATAAAAGTTTCTCGCGTGGCATTTAATCAATCTTGAATTACAATATAGTCCATAGTAGGGAGGCTGCCGATGCGCGATCAatgaaaagaaattcttttccTCGTTGCAGCCGTCCGCGCGAGCTTTCGCCAATTCGTGTCCCGATGTCGGGAACGGATACGGCGGACTTTTGTCTCCGCTGAATATACGCATTTACGGATAGGCTCGGAATGCCCGCGTGTACATATGCTGAAATATTTGTATAGTGTTAGCTCAATCATACGTGGCTACATCCATATATCGATCATTTCCATAGGGGGTCAGTAGTGGAGTAACGTTCCACCTGTCAGTCGGACACATAGTAGTTCCTACTACTTCCAGACGTGATAGATTCAGTAGTTCGTATCTCTTAGGTGGAGCACGTTCTTACACGGCTATGTTCTCGTCGACGCTCTTCGAATAAGCTGTAAAAGGCAAGTGGATAAAAGAACATAGAGTAATATTTAGTTAAGACTTTAATTAAAGCTTTATATTTGAAGCTTTAATTGGTAGAACGTACCCAGCAAATTGTAAATtcgaatgaattaaaaattgcagtttattttaatttatccgagttcgCGCTTTAGAGTCACGGAGGATTTTTTCATTCAAATGGACTCCAATGGAtagaaatacaaaatgtcatctattcatcattttgaattcggaCGAGTTTATAtcctcatttttattatttttgaattcatatgaattgaaatacgaaataagCTATTCATTATGTTGAATTCGGATGCATTTATATcctacattatattattttcggatttaaatggattcgaaaaatctgaagcgcatATTCGAAAATGTCAACACGAATTCATTTCTAATTTCAATTCATCTTCGTTTGCTGGATACGACGAATGAGAAACTAATTTGCGATCAAAAGTTTTAGTCCCAACAtagcttttattaattaatttagaattacATGATCCCAGAATTTCCactgaataaaataattcttttttttatttttattaaaatcttagaattataatttttatcttttataataaatattgcattagTTTGTTTATTTCGTACATATTTTGACCTGTATCATTTTAtcgtgtattttatttaaagcagcgctctttattattaataaacctCTTACAAAGAATCTATCGTAACTTTGTTGCGTTTTATAATACTCAAATTTCGCGTTCCAAACAATTATATGTTTTTCATTTAGAATTTCTTAatgagttttcttttttatatgcatttttccGATACAACGCGTCCAAGACACACTTCTTAATTATTAAACGTCGATTTCGTTATTATTATGGTGAGTAAAGTAAAATCGAAGGAAATAATTGTATGTTGACGTCAACACAAACAATTCTCACAGTCAAAAATTGCGTGAATTGTGCAAACGGCAGCTCCTCTCGCGAAAGATGGCAAAGACACCGGCACCGATACGTGTAACTCATACTCTCCGCTCATCTCGGCATTAATCCCCCGCGATGaagatttgaataaaaattgcaagCTCTTCACGCCGCgtattacatatgtatacatttgcATTCCGTTTCGTTGAACAGACATGTGTAATCGATACACAACAGCCGCGGAGGCATCGATAAACGGATGCCACGACGTGGCATATCTGCGCAACGCCGTTCGCCAAACCGTCACGTGCCATCGAAAATACCTCCGTTTCCGTCAAGGAACCGTTCGCCGACGCTATCGAAAATGAATCAACCCACATACGTCGAGCGTCCGCGTTTCAACGTCTCTCCCCCGCGATGTGTTTTAAAGCGCACGACGAGATCCGTAGTAGGTCACTTATCACCACGTGTAATCGCCTTCTGCTCTGCAACTGCAACGCAGTGCACTGTCTCGTGAATGGTATACTTATGCGACACTACGGGTGAACGATAGGcatgagaaaaagagaatatcGCACGCGTTATTTGCCCGTAAAATCGATGACGTGTTTTACATAAGAGTCAGAGAATTAACAAGTCGTATGCGAGTAAAGAGCAAGAAGCCCTCTTGATGAAAGCTATTCAAGCGAAGCATTTCCCGAAGTCGTGGAGCGAAAGCACAATTTTCaatgttgtaataaataaatcaaattccGTGTACCACTATTATTTGTTATACACTGGAGTAAAACCTGGCgaaaaaatttctgcaaaattctATACAAATTTGAGGAATGCTagaaaaatttacgtaaaaatgttagaattggaacacttttctacatttttattaacttttgtaGCGCGTCGTTTCTAtgatttttacgaatttctcggTGAAATTACTTTAAAGTACAACAAACTGCAATACTCTAATCacatttctaattgtaagtattgtAATTTCTGACTGTAAGTAGCTTACAGtcgcggaaaaaatttttatgaataagtaCAAAGTTCTctctactaaaaataaaaattattatttattttttcctaaatttaatCGAAGTGTTTCAATTCTAGCATCTTTGTAacaattcttaattttgtagaactttgtaaaactttttcgccagagaaagtgaagaaatttcaacattttttatttattttagcaaaCGACAGCACGTTTTTAGGTGTTTTCTTTGTTCTTAAATAAGTCGCTTATTTcactttgtattaatttaaattcattgTTTTCGAACGGAGATAAAGTTGTTTTGTAAgctatttcttttaattatttttattgaccGTTATGATTATTGCaggaaaatttaaatcaaattaattatcattatgAAGCACCAACAAGTAACCGTAGACATGACGAACATGGTGTTTACCGCTTGCTCCTATTTGGCACTCGCCGGAGCGGTCTGGATATTTTTGCGGCTCATTCAGGCCTGCTTTTGGCTGCCAAAGCACTTGAAAAGACAAAATGACGTTCAAAGAATGTTACAAGAGAAGGTAAACTCGACTACATCCTTCAGTAATTTTGATTACCCATTTTTCTTCTTCGACGTATATgcaaatatacattattaagaattgaacattaattaaaattagtcaattttatccaatttttcgtctttctttttttaatggttGATACGAGAAGCTTTTAATATTTCgtaagataattaataatatgagTGTATGGTTCTTCAGGTGGACAGTTATGAGAAATATGTGCTAGAATGCGAAGAGAAGGAGAGGACGGAAATGTTGGATCAGATCGACGATGAGAAAAAGAGTCTCGAGATGTCGGAGAAGTGGAAGGAACGAAGGGAATGTCTCGACATGCTCAAGCGAGAGCTGGAAAGAGTTCGCGAGGGTAAGGACATGTCTGATTGGGACGCCTTGCTAGACGAGGAACTGAAGAAGCACGAACTGGAAGCCAGTCTtctggaggaggaggaggaggaggaagaggatcTTAAAAACGGCTTCAATAAGGAGAAGAGCGACAGTGAAAAGGAGGTAAAGAAAGCCGAGCTAGAAATCGAAccgaagaagaaaaagtaatgAACTTTTGTGCTTTAAAAAGTGCCTTATGAAACTTTACGAATTGTAAGGAAACTATTATGCGTGAAAAAAAATCTCCCTCCGTGCTACTAAATTTTCGAAACATATTGTTGAGTGAATATCCATGTGTGGCGCGCGataatcaaataattcaaaGATATCTCGGTACAATTTAGatttttatctcaaattttattcattttattaaccCTTCATCGTCCAACATTTTATTGCTACTTTCCTAGTCCAATCGGGTCACTGGTACCgtcaatgtttttttctttgtaaggGCTTTTGTgctctaaaaaatctgaaaagaaTTCTGGTACATTCTTCCAACATTCCAGGAGACGATTGTTTGACTCAggacgtttttcacttttttttgtgtatgtccgaatttgaggcaaaataattcaaaattaaaaattcgctTGAATCTTCAAATCTCCAGTTAGACCATGAAGGGTTAACatatagaaaacaaaattttattaatttttaatcattataaatgaaaaataacttacaTGAGGAAAAAAACTGTATGTAATCGATATAGAAAGTATAATATCTCGTGTGTAATAGCGGTTGAAGAGTTACAGTAATATAGTCAAAGAGAGATAAATAGCTGTAAGTATAAGCGctcatacatataaaaaatgtatcatttctaaagcagaaaaattaataacttgtttttatatatattgtaattaaggAAAGCGATAATTCAATACATGATCACCCGAGAGTGGAAGTAAAGCTTCGACATACAAATCATTGAATTCGTTTCGTCGTTGTCGCCTTTATACCGCGATCGATATGCGGAACAAATCGTAAACGTCTACCTCGGTGTACTCGTGCCTGTTTTTAATACATGTCACGTTTATCGATATTCTCTCTATACGCGCGCGTTAATAATATACGTCATCAATTTAGTTAATTGGAGCTGCGCTCCCTTAACGCTCAATCGTAAATAATGCAACCGGCATCTCATACTTACTCCCACATATCTCATCGTGACGCAGAGCGGGACGATATTAGCGGAATTGCATTTATTTCTGCGTACAAGCGTGTGGATATCCTACGGAACGTTTTAGATAGATCTAGATGTGTGTGACACATTTTCGCAATTAATTGTAAGAGAATcgttaattatatatagaaGAATTATACTGCAATATGTGACAATTTATATACGATGTACAATTTGCTGACCCTCTGTTTTTATATCATGGATGTTTTATCTctaaaacatacatatatacatgtatcacGCACATGCAACGACATTTCTTGTAGaatcaataaaataagtaattaggacattagaaagttattattattcCAATGTCTCttcttttgtgttaatttacgAACGATTCGTTTTGGCGAAAACCCAGCGACTTGTCGCAACGCAGATAGCGCAAAAGATTTATAaagtctttttaaaatatttatcagaaagattgaaatatttttaatatatattcgtAAATATTTCGTACATGTTTATATGAATAAgatgtaagaaatatttttcaatgcatttctttttaaaatacattttatagattttcattctaaaatctttaaaatgtcAATATCTTTATAAGAATTTCTGTGAAATCCTtgctacatattttttaaaaatatattttcaaaatatttaaatgtttatgataaatgatTTGTGCTGTCTGGAAATAATTTTAGCAATAGCTTGTTGACGCTCTACTGTAGACTGTTGAACGTAGACGATTTATTTCGAAGGCAGCTGCATATAATTAATTCTACGATTATTTTCGACTCTGACGGACAGGTGCACGCATCACCTTTTACCTGTTCGTGCCATCGCGCGTCGAAACTCAAGGTTATcagcaaatttaaaaaagaccGTCGTTTGCTGGCGCAGCTCCAATAAAGAACGATTATTTCCTTTGTAAATGAAAGGAAGATTTAAGACACAAGCGCTGCGTCATTTTGCGCAGTGTGTCTCGGGTTTAAAAGTTCTTCGAACTATTCATAACAAAAGGTTTCGGAAGATCTGAAACGCTTTTCTAGACAGCACACAATGCATATTTATGATaaacgtttataaatatttattattatatactttttgtatattataaaaatattttctagatattttatatacacgaagaaaagaaatcataaaatctttattccaaatattattaaaataatatatacgtattttACATTGGTAAGTAAaggaattaatatttataataatattttatacatattttataaatattttatataatatttatgataagtttttatggtttattcaattaatcatttattcaattattcatttaagaccacaaatgtttacaaaaaattttggaaaatatttattaaatatttaaataacactggaaaaaattctataaaattctaCACTAACTTCTAATACCGCTTTTTGTAGCACTTCTTAAATTTgtatagaatttgtaaaaatgttttccaccagggaattataatacatatgtgTTGTAAAGCTTTAATAATTGTATGCTGTCTGAGTTACGTAAAATACACAGTATAAATATTAAGCAATTAACAAAACATATCTTAAAAAATGTACCCGATTTTCGAAAATTCGACTGTCCGCAGCAAAATTTAAGCTAAATTCATTGTCTGAAAtgggcgagttttttaattcgtcGATGAATTAATCGCATTATGCGTAAACGCAACTttgcgattgatcaatcaatgaattaaaaatctcCCAATATTATATAGAGAATTAGGCGCCATCTTGCGTAAATGGTGACTATGTGGATAGCGTGTCTCACTGCGTGTAAGATCGCACTTCTTCCGTCAAGATTATCTGTTTGCCGCATGAACGAGCATCATCACTATAGACAGGTATTGATTATTCCGTGCAAAATATCATATATAGCTATCCTGAAATGCCTGCCGACAATATTGCGTCATTAGTAACTCTCAAACTCTTGTGGCGAATATCATACTGAGAAATAGCGTACAGGGTACGAAAAATAACCAATAAAACAGACAAACACTGTTTAAACAATAATTCGATTTTCATTTATATGAGAACAGTTACGTCGCAagacttttattttatgaattcttGATAACATAATCGCGATTGTCTGTTCGAGGAGGCTCAATCTAAGCCTACTCGGCgtttaacttcttttttttcctcttatttttatttatttctctgaCGCTCGTTCCAGGCGAGAATCATTCGCGCGTTGCGCAGTTATTGGCGCGGCGAGGTTGACGCAAGTGGTTGGACACGTCCGCCGCTAGATGGCGACGGATGTACC from Solenopsis invicta isolate M01_SB chromosome 2, UNIL_Sinv_3.0, whole genome shotgun sequence includes these protein-coding regions:
- the LOC105197507 gene encoding ubiquitin carboxyl-terminal hydrolase 1, whose amino-acid sequence is MTVLETEEDADKRSVPPRKKFCLSLSGRGRAIPIVVPQPPLTSTRGGLLDRTDFSFSTSKMLNGYRNQLSNHQDGSYDMPGTNTEGLKIATLCNLGNTCFLNSVLYTLRFAPSFLHNLHHLATDLSNLNEKQLQTKAKSSSLGRTGVSLTSSSSRSWSSKDLLALAGSTTEASKPRIQIATERLHELFMALRASEVRENSEPYQPDAFLQALREVNPIFEGNQQQDAHELLVCLLDNIRETFQLLVRHRESQFGQSNGSFPELPANHSSTDAQSESGYSSGKSSIRKSRKKKKITSRKSSASLAQSNANGIVGSSRLYENGHAEFAEINGEIGMHKPESKKCFISEDFEGVSLLRTTCLECEHVTERKETFCDICVPIDIDRSNEEDDDSFTDELVDSSEVYKRAVVTSELLWGRDKYWCARCLRYNEARRAVCFPSLPRLLILQLKRFSTAAGSMEKINNHMPTPLTLQCFCEECTNDETHGTAAGGSTETRHVYKLYSVIMHQGATMTAGHYVAYTRLPDEPAYAEYSQCDRDNKRQNSSQTGATSASSSSSSSSSSEKPTGILRYFRKPSANENKEQPVNRVGCRSMDCCGIRRNKQGATWLECDDEAVHVIPLRELEDKLAPNARNSATPYLLFYVRSTT
- the LOC105197508 gene encoding trichohyalin isoform X1 produces the protein MKHQQVTVDMTNMVFTACSYLALAGAVWIFLRLIQACFWLPKHLKRQNDVQRMLQEKVDSYEKYVLECEEKERTEMLDQIDDEKKSLEMSEKWKERRECLDMLKRELERVREGKDMSDWDALLDEELKKHELEASLLEEEEEEEEDLKNGFNKEKSDSEKEVKKAELEIEPKKKK
- the LOC105197508 gene encoding trichohyalin isoform X2, with protein sequence MTNMVFTACSYLALAGAVWIFLRLIQACFWLPKHLKRQNDVQRMLQEKVDSYEKYVLECEEKERTEMLDQIDDEKKSLEMSEKWKERRECLDMLKRELERVREGKDMSDWDALLDEELKKHELEASLLEEEEEEEEDLKNGFNKEKSDSEKEVKKAELEIEPKKKK